The genomic stretch CATCGCGGGCATGCAAGCGTTCGCTGCGCTGCGGGCGGAAGGCAACGCGACGTTCGGCGCGCGGCGGGCGATGCTGATCAAGCATCGCGATGCCGTGCTCGCGCGCATCGCGGAGTTGCAGACCAGCCTCGCCGCGATCACTGACAAGATCGCGTACTACGAGGCGGCCGAACGTGAGGCGGCGTCGACAGGGCATATCGACAATTCATTCATAAAGGACGCTCGATGAATCACGCACACGACGATCGCTATGCACGCGGCTGGGCCAGGTTGAAGGAAATAGAC from Paraburkholderia phymatum STM815 encodes the following:
- a CDS encoding MerR family transcriptional regulator, with amino-acid sequence MSKALTIGQVAASSGVSTHTLRYYEQAGLLRHVGRTDAGHRLYSPADLDWLQFVMRLKATGMPIAGMQAFAALRAEGNATFGARRAMLIKHRDAVLARIAELQTSLAAITDKIAYYEAAEREAASTGHIDNSFIKDAR